The nucleotide window CGGCGTAGATCGACTGGTCGGCCATCGCCTTGTGGGCGGAGGTGCTGCTGACGTTGACGATCGTGCCCTTGCTGTCCTTGAGCGCGGCGAGCGCGGCCTGGGCCAGAAAGACCGTGCCGAAGACGTTGACCTCGAATTGACGGCGCATCATTTCCTCGCCCGAGGCTTCGAGCGGCGCGAACGTGTAGATGCCCGCGGTGTTGACCAGTCCGTCGAGCCGCCTGGCCTCGGCGAGGACGGCCGCCACCGCGGCATCGACCTCGGAACGCCTCGTCACATCCGCGCGGAGCCAGCGAACCTCCGGGTGGCGCTCGCGGGCGGAGGCAAGCGTGGACTCGCTGCTGGTGAGCCCGTACACGGCCGCGCCCCTCTGCCTCAGGGCGACGGCTGCAGCCTCGCCAATCCCGGAGCTGGCGCCGCTGACGAGGAAGACACTTCCTTCGAA belongs to Stigmatella erecta and includes:
- a CDS encoding SDR family NAD(P)-dependent oxidoreductase produces the protein MGIVPVMKPFEGSVFLVSGASSGIGEAAAVALRQRGAAVYGLTSSESTLASARERHPEVRWLRADVTRRSEVDAAVAAVLAEARRLDGLVNTAGIYTFAPLEASGEEMMRRQFEVNVFGTVFLAQAALAALKDSKGTIVNVSSTSAHKAMADQSIYAATKGAVESLTRAWALELARHGVRVNAISPGPTMTPGIAKIPMPKEMFEAAKEQILRTVPLARMGTSEEVAHWIVTLADPSVTWLTGQIIGIDGGLGVA